From Psychroflexus torquis ATCC 700755, the proteins below share one genomic window:
- a CDS encoding SusC/RagA family TonB-linked outer membrane protein, which produces MKQNLLTKIICVMFLFLGGLLHSQSISGTVNDKVDTLPGVNISVKGTNNGVQTDMDGSYTLNDVSIDDIIVFSYLGYKTQEVIYSGQLVLDITLLEDASKLDEIVVIGYGTTTVKDATGAVSTVSAKDFNQGAISSPEQLIQGKSAGVQITQSSGEPGAGIVVRIRGTGSARANNSPLFVIDGVPVSNESVSASGADIGVGSSGSRNPLNFLNPNDIESMSILKDASSTAIYGSRGANGVVIITTKSGRSAGTEGQFNFSSNVTMSETRNRFDLLSTDEFVQRGGADLGGAIDWQDFIFRTVVSTDTNLSYSRSYGKGNVRATVNYSDQLGIIEDTQLERITARVNANHRFLKDKLKVSFQGTFSRINDQVPFISRNSGSTGDLLAAAYYSNPTLTNNPDFDTAPDRNPANLLEYYDDNTNTNRFLGNLSLDYEITNEFSAKLTLGLDNSTSERGQVLGPQILAVDNGAIGNGRAAISNLDTQSQLLEFTVNYKKEFENSRLDALVGFSYQDFNRNGQNILGQGYNSSSLSDIRAITETAYSNTRNLARNYQAYGIGTFEGGTADEFRILNLFPSLNQSTAGLPSIPIDALSVDTFDNTDELQSFFGRVNYSIQDKYLFTATLRADGSSRFGPENQYGYFPSAAFAWKLNQEDFISEDMFSTLKMRLNWGLTGNQDGLGYGSFVNRTRWNTLGITQNSQLTAPANVAVADAQPDLRWEETTQFGFGIDFGFKNDRLSGSFDFYRKETRDLLLNSPSIQPAIQPFVFDNIDAVLINEGLELAIDYDIVRSDILIWNANFNIAYNRNELTEYTGPDLQAGNLFGQGLTGATTQVLTNGRSLFTYNLREVDGTEVAADPTILDKSGLPDFNAGLSTSVQYKNWDASVFFAGQFGHYVYNNTANALFATPQIGSRNNLQSVVDDGIVLSSTNPSTFFLEKGDFVRLQSAQISYNFPLSGEGDIQSLRVSASGQNLFLITGYSGLDPEVSTTNIPANGLPSASIDYLAFPRPRTFSLGVNVTF; this is translated from the coding sequence ATGAAACAAAATTTATTAACGAAAATTATTTGTGTTATGTTCCTTTTCTTAGGAGGATTACTTCACTCTCAAAGCATTTCAGGTACTGTTAACGATAAGGTCGATACATTACCGGGAGTTAATATATCGGTTAAAGGCACAAATAATGGTGTTCAAACTGACATGGATGGTAGTTACACGCTTAATGACGTGTCTATTGACGATATTATTGTATTTAGTTACTTAGGCTATAAAACACAGGAGGTGATTTATTCTGGACAACTTGTCCTCGATATAACACTACTTGAAGATGCTTCTAAATTAGATGAGATCGTAGTTATTGGCTACGGTACTACAACAGTTAAAGATGCAACAGGTGCTGTCTCCACAGTTTCAGCAAAAGATTTTAATCAAGGTGCTATTAGTTCTCCTGAACAGTTAATCCAAGGTAAATCTGCCGGTGTTCAAATTACACAGTCAAGTGGTGAGCCAGGTGCGGGAATTGTAGTGCGAATTAGAGGAACAGGCTCTGCTAGAGCAAATAACAGTCCTTTATTTGTTATTGATGGTGTACCAGTTTCAAATGAAAGTGTTTCTGCATCGGGAGCTGACATTGGTGTAGGGTCTAGTGGTTCTAGAAATCCATTGAACTTCTTGAATCCGAATGATATAGAAAGTATGAGTATTTTAAAAGATGCTTCTTCTACTGCTATTTATGGGTCTAGAGGAGCGAATGGGGTAGTAATTATTACCACCAAATCAGGAAGATCTGCAGGCACAGAAGGGCAATTTAATTTTTCCTCTAATGTAACTATGTCTGAAACTAGGAATAGGTTTGACCTTTTATCTACGGATGAGTTTGTTCAAAGAGGTGGTGCAGATCTTGGTGGTGCTATTGACTGGCAAGATTTTATATTTAGAACTGTCGTATCAACAGATACGAACTTATCGTACTCTAGGAGTTATGGAAAAGGAAATGTAAGAGCAACCGTAAACTATTCAGATCAACTAGGTATTATAGAAGACACGCAGTTGGAGCGTATTACAGCTAGAGTAAATGCAAACCATCGTTTTCTAAAGGACAAATTAAAAGTTTCTTTTCAAGGAACGTTTTCTAGAATAAATGACCAAGTACCGTTTATAAGTAGGAATTCAGGTAGTACAGGGGATTTATTGGCCGCTGCTTATTACTCAAACCCGACCTTAACTAATAATCCAGATTTTGATACGGCCCCAGATAGAAATCCGGCCAACCTTCTGGAATATTATGATGACAATACAAACACCAACAGATTTTTGGGTAATTTATCTTTAGATTATGAAATCACAAATGAGTTTTCTGCAAAATTGACTTTGGGATTAGACAATTCTACTTCTGAAAGAGGTCAAGTTTTAGGCCCACAAATTCTTGCTGTAGATAATGGTGCAATAGGCAACGGTCGCGCCGCGATTAGTAATTTAGATACACAGAGCCAACTGTTAGAATTTACAGTAAATTATAAGAAAGAGTTTGAAAATTCTAGGTTAGATGCCCTTGTGGGTTTCTCATACCAAGATTTTAATAGAAACGGGCAAAATATTCTGGGCCAAGGGTATAATTCTAGTAGCTTGAGTGATATAAGAGCTATCACTGAGACGGCATACAGTAATACTAGAAATCTCGCTAGAAATTATCAGGCCTATGGTATAGGAACTTTTGAAGGTGGTACAGCAGATGAATTTAGAATACTTAATTTGTTTCCTTCCCTTAACCAATCAACTGCAGGTTTGCCGAGTATACCTATTGATGCGCTTTCGGTTGATACTTTTGACAATACAGATGAATTACAATCCTTTTTTGGACGTGTAAACTATTCGATACAGGATAAATATTTATTTACTGCGACACTTAGAGCAGATGGATCTTCAAGGTTTGGACCTGAGAATCAATACGGGTATTTTCCTTCCGCTGCTTTTGCTTGGAAGTTAAATCAGGAAGATTTTATTAGTGAAGATATGTTTTCTACACTAAAAATGAGATTAAACTGGGGTCTTACAGGTAATCAAGATGGGCTCGGTTATGGCAGTTTTGTAAACAGAACGAGATGGAATACTTTAGGTATTACGCAAAATTCACAACTTACTGCACCAGCCAATGTTGCTGTCGCAGATGCACAACCAGATCTTAGATGGGAAGAAACGACGCAATTTGGTTTTGGAATCGATTTTGGTTTTAAAAATGACCGCTTATCAGGTAGCTTTGATTTCTACCGGAAAGAGACGAGAGATCTCTTGTTAAATTCACCGTCAATTCAACCGGCAATTCAGCCTTTTGTTTTTGACAATATTGACGCCGTACTTATCAATGAAGGTTTAGAACTTGCCATAGATTATGACATTGTGCGCTCTGACATTCTTATATGGAATGCAAACTTTAACATCGCCTACAACAGAAATGAATTGACAGAATATACGGGTCCAGATCTTCAAGCGGGTAATTTGTTTGGTCAAGGTCTAACTGGTGCTACTACGCAAGTATTAACGAATGGTCGGTCATTATTTACCTATAATTTACGTGAGGTAGATGGAACTGAAGTAGCTGCAGACCCTACCATACTCGATAAATCTGGATTACCCGATTTTAACGCTGGATTATCGACAAGTGTTCAATACAAGAATTGGGATGCTTCCGTATTTTTCGCAGGACAGTTTGGACACTACGTGTATAACAATACCGCTAATGCCCTTTTTGCAACTCCTCAGATAGGAAGTAGAAACAATTTACAAAGCGTTGTTGATGATGGTATCGTTTTATCTTCAACCAACCCTAGTACCTTCTTTTTAGAAAAAGGTGATTTTGTAAGATTGCAGTCAGCTCAGATTTCCTATAATTTTCCGCTTAGTGGTGAAGGAGACATTCAAAGTTTACGTGTAAGTGCTAGTGGTCAAAATCTATTCTTAATTACAGGTTACAGTGGATTAGATCCTGAGGTAAGCACTACTAATATTCCAGCTAATGGATTGCCATCCGCTTCTATAGATTATCTAGCTTTTCCAAGACCAAGAACCTTTTCTCTTGGCGTTAATGTTACATTTTAA
- a CDS encoding RagB/SusD family nutrient uptake outer membrane protein produces MKKIKKYFYLTLLLPVAFSCTDLEIEGTDSLITDGFAGVSDIQGEVANIRNTIATGDLGSQNGLYALNEVSSDEYVVATRGTDWGDNGRWLAIHRHTWDADLQDIRFCWEQLNSVTINATRVLNEKSITTSGGEIVQLKAEASFYRAWAMSWVLDMWRQVPFRDVDLPNSTIPTVFTGQEAIDFIVADLNDAIAGLPTVTAGSGIDLKSSPTKASANHLLAKLHLNKHIYLGTNAADADMQVVISAVDAITADGYALAASGDFFDIFRPSNDVETLWWSPADAGWRTWLTLHYNLNSPDNGGGGWNGFTTLSEFYQLFEGDPDTNYVGDGQEERRGFVPDATTANADNLGIGYGFLIGQQYEEDGTPLNARDNVGGIPLVFTKEVTKAEYTAPADNAILETDGTRMLKYHPNEVGGANRTHVINYRYADSYLMKAEAMFRMGNDATVMINELRTIRGASPLTTFGEAELLAERGREMYAELVRRQDLIRFGQYTKAWNLKEASSPTSIVFPIPISDVLANPNLVQNEGY; encoded by the coding sequence ATGAAAAAAATTAAAAAATATTTTTATTTAACGCTTTTACTTCCAGTCGCTTTTTCTTGCACAGATTTGGAAATTGAAGGCACAGATTCACTGATAACAGATGGTTTTGCAGGTGTTTCAGATATTCAAGGTGAAGTGGCTAATATTAGGAACACTATTGCTACAGGAGATTTGGGAAGTCAAAATGGGCTGTATGCTTTAAACGAGGTCTCTTCAGATGAATATGTAGTGGCTACTAGGGGAACAGATTGGGGAGATAATGGTAGATGGTTAGCGATTCATAGACACACATGGGATGCTGACTTACAGGATATAAGATTCTGCTGGGAACAACTTAACAGCGTTACCATTAATGCAACACGTGTTCTTAACGAGAAAAGCATAACTACCTCAGGTGGAGAAATCGTTCAACTTAAAGCAGAAGCTAGCTTTTACAGAGCTTGGGCAATGTCCTGGGTTTTGGATATGTGGCGACAAGTTCCTTTTAGAGATGTAGATTTACCAAATAGTACAATTCCAACGGTGTTTACAGGTCAAGAAGCAATTGATTTTATAGTAGCAGATTTAAACGATGCTATTGCAGGCCTACCAACAGTGACTGCTGGTAGTGGTATAGATTTGAAATCATCGCCTACAAAAGCATCTGCCAATCATTTATTGGCAAAGCTTCATTTGAACAAACACATTTATTTAGGAACAAACGCGGCTGATGCAGATATGCAGGTTGTCATAAGCGCAGTAGATGCAATTACGGCAGACGGCTACGCTTTAGCTGCTTCTGGTGACTTTTTTGATATATTTAGACCTAGTAATGATGTAGAAACCTTATGGTGGTCTCCAGCAGATGCAGGATGGAGAACATGGCTTACCTTACATTACAATCTTAATTCTCCTGATAATGGTGGAGGTGGATGGAATGGCTTTACAACGCTATCAGAATTTTATCAATTATTTGAAGGAGACCCTGACACAAATTATGTGGGCGATGGGCAAGAGGAACGAAGAGGTTTTGTGCCAGATGCAACTACAGCAAATGCTGATAATCTAGGAATAGGCTATGGTTTCTTAATTGGACAACAATACGAAGAAGATGGTACACCGCTAAATGCAAGAGATAATGTAGGTGGTATTCCTTTAGTCTTTACCAAAGAAGTAACCAAAGCAGAATATACGGCTCCTGCTGATAATGCGATATTAGAAACTGATGGAACTAGAATGTTAAAGTACCATCCTAATGAAGTAGGTGGAGCCAACAGAACGCATGTTATTAATTATAGATATGCAGACTCCTATTTAATGAAGGCAGAAGCGATGTTTAGAATGGGTAACGATGCCACAGTTATGATTAATGAGTTAAGAACTATAAGAGGTGCTTCCCCATTGACGACTTTTGGTGAAGCAGAATTATTAGCTGAAAGAGGTAGAGAGATGTACGCTGAATTAGTAAGAAGACAAGACTTGATAAGGTTTGGCCAATACACAAAAGCTTGGAATCTTAAAGAGGCATCAAGTCCAACGTCAATTGTTTTTCCAATACCGATATCTGATGTCCTTGCCAATCCAAATTTGGTACAGAACGAAGGCTACTAA
- a CDS encoding ABC transporter ATP-binding protein codes for MAKRKKESDLPKVKLNKQNLKKSLRLFSYIGPHKWKLIVGIIFLAFTGVTALLFPKLMGDLIETADFTSEDINRMGLILLGLFTAQAIFSFFRVVLFVDVTENMLSAIRQDTYNTLVKMPMQFFSSRRVSELNSRVAADISQIQDTFTTGIAEFLRQMIIVIGGISALFFTSVKLSLLMLATIPIFAIVAVIFGKFIKKLSKEAQDKVADSNTIVGESLQGIANVKAFTNEAFEMLRYKFAVNDIKKIAIKGGLARGAFSSFIIFCIFGAIVLLVWYAVKLQNIGELTQSELITFILYTIFVGASIGGLPIQYAQIQKAIGATERVFDIIDEEPEVIEENQSPKLIKGELSFENLKFSYPTRQEITVLKSINFKAKQGESIAIVGPSGAGKSTIASLILRFYEPQEGQMLLDGIPASNFTLHDLRSQMAIVPQDILLFGGSIKENIAYGKPEATNEEIMEAAKKANAHDFIMSFPEQYETIVGERGVQLSGGQRQRVAIARAVLKNPVILILDEATSSLDSESERLVQDALEKLMVGRTSFVIAHRLSTIKNADQILVLENGEIIEKGTHLDLIEKENGLYHKLIQLQMELN; via the coding sequence ATGGCGAAAAGAAAAAAAGAATCTGACCTTCCTAAGGTTAAACTCAATAAACAAAATCTCAAAAAATCTCTCCGTTTATTTTCTTACATCGGTCCACACAAGTGGAAGTTGATTGTAGGAATAATTTTCCTTGCTTTTACTGGGGTTACGGCGTTGCTGTTTCCTAAGCTTATGGGAGATTTAATTGAGACTGCAGATTTCACTTCAGAGGATATCAATAGAATGGGACTTATCCTTTTAGGGCTGTTTACAGCCCAGGCTATTTTTTCTTTCTTTCGTGTCGTTCTTTTTGTGGATGTAACCGAAAATATGCTTTCTGCCATACGCCAAGACACCTACAACACCTTGGTCAAAATGCCGATGCAGTTTTTTTCTTCCAGACGTGTTAGTGAACTCAATAGCCGAGTGGCTGCAGATATTTCCCAAATACAAGACACTTTTACTACAGGAATCGCAGAATTTTTAAGGCAAATGATCATTGTGATTGGGGGTATTTCAGCCTTATTTTTTACTTCGGTAAAGCTCTCTTTATTGATGTTGGCTACCATTCCTATTTTCGCAATCGTAGCTGTGATTTTTGGAAAATTTATAAAAAAATTATCTAAAGAAGCTCAAGATAAAGTAGCCGACTCCAATACAATTGTTGGGGAAAGCTTGCAAGGAATTGCCAATGTGAAAGCATTTACTAACGAAGCTTTTGAGATGTTGAGGTATAAATTTGCTGTCAACGATATCAAGAAAATCGCTATCAAGGGGGGTCTTGCTCGTGGAGCGTTCTCCTCGTTTATTATATTTTGCATTTTTGGAGCCATCGTCCTTTTGGTCTGGTATGCCGTAAAGCTTCAAAACATTGGAGAACTCACCCAATCCGAATTGATCACTTTTATACTTTATACTATTTTTGTAGGAGCATCTATAGGAGGTTTACCTATACAGTATGCTCAAATTCAAAAAGCAATTGGCGCTACAGAACGCGTATTTGATATTATAGATGAAGAACCAGAAGTAATTGAAGAAAACCAGTCACCAAAGCTAATTAAAGGTGAATTGAGTTTCGAAAATCTTAAGTTCTCCTACCCTACACGTCAAGAAATAACAGTTTTAAAAAGCATCAATTTTAAAGCCAAACAGGGAGAGTCCATAGCTATTGTTGGGCCTAGTGGTGCAGGAAAATCGACTATTGCTTCTCTTATTTTGAGATTCTACGAACCTCAAGAAGGTCAAATGCTATTGGATGGTATTCCAGCTTCCAACTTTACGTTGCACGATTTACGAAGTCAAATGGCGATTGTACCTCAAGATATTTTATTATTTGGAGGAAGTATAAAGGAAAACATAGCTTATGGTAAGCCAGAGGCTACTAACGAAGAAATTATGGAAGCTGCCAAAAAAGCAAATGCTCATGATTTTATTATGTCATTTCCCGAACAGTATGAAACTATTGTTGGAGAAAGAGGTGTTCAGCTTTCTGGTGGACAGCGTCAACGAGTCGCCATAGCTCGGGCAGTTCTTAAAAACCCTGTCATTTTGATTTTGGACGAAGCGACGAGTTCTTTGGATTCTGAGTCTGAAAGGCTTGTACAGGATGCTTTAGAAAAACTCATGGTAGGTAGAACCTCTTTTGTTATCGCTCATCGACTTTCTACCATCAAAAATGCGGACCAAATCTTGGTCCTAGAGAACGGAGAAATTATTGAAAAAGGAACACATCTGGATTTAATAGAAAAAGAAAACGGACTCTACCATAAGCTGATTCAGTTGCAGATGGAACTGAATTAA
- a CDS encoding NADP-dependent oxidoreductase, whose amino-acid sequence MNTTRTINLKSRPKGTPNLSDFDFTTSEVKELQKGEVLLQTTYVSVDPYLRGRMSDAKSYIEPFELNKPIVSGVIAKIIDSKSDNFSVGDFVSGVLEWKETQVAKEDSLKKVDPSKAPLSAYLGILGMTGLTAYLGLTEIGKPKEGETLVVSGAAGAVGSIVGQIGKILGLHVVGIAGSDEKVDMIKSDFGFDKGINYNTTENMTQAIAKACPNGVDVYFDNVGGEISEAVLFKINKFSRTVNCGAISVYNNTELPKSTSVQPFLIKNSSLMQGFVIFDYADKHPAGIKQLAKWLQEGKLEYTETIQEGFETIPQAFLDLFEGKNKGKMVVKL is encoded by the coding sequence ATGAATACGACTAGAACGATTAATCTAAAAAGCAGACCCAAAGGGACCCCCAACTTATCAGATTTCGATTTTACTACTTCAGAAGTAAAAGAACTACAGAAAGGAGAAGTGTTACTTCAGACAACCTATGTTTCTGTAGATCCCTATTTAAGAGGGAGAATGAGCGATGCCAAGTCTTATATTGAACCTTTTGAGCTCAATAAACCGATTGTTTCTGGGGTTATTGCTAAAATCATAGACTCCAAGAGTGATAATTTTAGTGTCGGTGATTTCGTCTCTGGGGTTTTAGAGTGGAAAGAAACTCAAGTCGCCAAAGAAGATAGTTTAAAAAAAGTAGATCCTAGCAAAGCTCCGCTTTCTGCTTATTTAGGTATTTTGGGAATGACAGGATTGACGGCTTACCTTGGACTTACAGAGATAGGAAAACCGAAAGAAGGAGAGACTCTGGTCGTATCTGGCGCCGCAGGAGCGGTTGGAAGCATCGTAGGACAAATTGGAAAAATCCTCGGCTTACACGTCGTAGGAATTGCTGGAAGTGACGAAAAGGTGGATATGATTAAATCTGACTTTGGTTTTGATAAAGGCATCAATTACAATACCACCGAAAACATGACTCAAGCCATCGCAAAAGCTTGTCCTAATGGAGTAGATGTTTATTTTGATAACGTTGGAGGTGAGATCTCGGAGGCGGTCCTCTTTAAGATTAATAAATTTTCAAGAACAGTTAATTGTGGAGCCATCTCTGTCTACAATAACACAGAGTTGCCAAAAAGCACTAGTGTTCAACCTTTTCTAATTAAGAATAGCTCTTTGATGCAAGGCTTTGTTATCTTCGATTATGCAGATAAACATCCTGCTGGAATTAAGCAATTAGCGAAGTGGTTGCAAGAAGGTAAGCTCGAGTATACCGAAACGATTCAAGAAGGATTTGAAACTATACCACAAGCCTTTTTGGACCTTTTCGAAGGGAAAAATAAAGGGAAAATGGTGGTGAAACTTTAA
- a CDS encoding amidohydrolase family protein — MKKLLLSVFVLCIQLTAWAQIESAPERTEGEGPWSQLIIRGVTLINGNGAPPLGPVDIVVEENKIAEIKTVGYPGVEIQDSNRPKLKPGGKELDASGMYLMPGFIDMHGHIGGEAQGVTAEYVFKLWMGHGVTTIRDPSAGNGLDWVLEHKAKSAKNKITAPRILAYTAFGQGSKSKISSVEAAKEWVQDNAEKGADGIKFFGAKPEIMQAALEENKSLGLRSAMHHAQMDVARWNVINSARAGLTSMEHWYGLPEALFTDRTVQHYKLDYNYNNEQDRFSEAGKLWEQAAPPYSERWNEVMNELIELDFTIDPTFNIYEASRDLMRTRRAEWHEDYTMPSLWEFYQPSKISHGSYWHSWGTEQETDWRKNYQLWMTFVNEYKNRGGRVTAGSDSGFIFQLYGFAYIRELELLREAGFHPLEVMMSATLNGAEALGMEDKIGSVEIGKLADFVIVEENPLENLKVLYGTGTIKLTEDNEVTRVGGVKYTIKDGIIYDAQQLLKDVKKMVKQNKDKTGYEIKQPGMK, encoded by the coding sequence ATGAAAAAGCTATTACTATCGGTATTTGTTTTATGTATTCAGCTCACAGCTTGGGCACAAATTGAAAGTGCTCCAGAAAGAACTGAAGGCGAAGGACCTTGGTCGCAATTGATTATTCGGGGAGTCACATTAATCAACGGAAATGGGGCGCCTCCATTAGGACCAGTAGATATTGTTGTGGAAGAGAATAAAATTGCGGAAATTAAAACAGTGGGATATCCTGGTGTAGAAATACAGGATAGCAATAGACCAAAACTTAAACCTGGCGGAAAGGAATTGGATGCTTCTGGTATGTATCTCATGCCTGGTTTTATAGATATGCACGGACATATTGGAGGAGAAGCCCAAGGTGTTACTGCAGAATATGTTTTCAAATTATGGATGGGTCATGGGGTAACGACCATACGAGATCCTTCGGCTGGTAATGGGTTGGACTGGGTGCTGGAACACAAAGCAAAATCTGCCAAAAATAAAATAACAGCTCCAAGAATTTTAGCATATACCGCTTTCGGTCAGGGCAGTAAATCAAAGATAAGTTCAGTTGAAGCAGCTAAGGAATGGGTTCAGGATAACGCTGAGAAAGGTGCTGATGGCATTAAATTTTTTGGAGCAAAGCCAGAAATCATGCAAGCCGCTTTAGAGGAAAATAAAAGTCTGGGCTTGCGTTCTGCTATGCACCATGCTCAAATGGACGTCGCCAGGTGGAATGTAATAAATTCTGCCAGAGCAGGGTTGACGAGTATGGAACATTGGTATGGACTACCAGAAGCCCTATTTACCGATAGAACCGTTCAGCATTACAAATTAGACTATAATTATAACAATGAGCAGGATCGATTTTCTGAAGCTGGAAAATTATGGGAACAGGCTGCACCACCTTATTCTGAGAGGTGGAATGAAGTGATGAACGAATTGATTGAGCTTGATTTTACCATAGATCCTACCTTTAATATTTATGAAGCGAGTCGTGACTTAATGCGAACCAGACGTGCAGAATGGCACGAAGACTATACCATGCCATCGCTTTGGGAATTCTACCAACCTAGTAAAATATCGCATGGGTCTTACTGGCATTCTTGGGGAACAGAACAAGAAACGGACTGGAGAAAAAACTATCAATTATGGATGACTTTTGTGAACGAATATAAAAACAGGGGAGGAAGAGTGACCGCTGGATCCGATTCTGGTTTTATTTTTCAACTTTATGGATTCGCTTATATCCGCGAATTGGAATTACTTAGAGAAGCTGGTTTTCATCCATTGGAAGTCATGATGTCTGCTACACTAAATGGAGCTGAAGCTTTGGGTATGGAAGATAAAATTGGATCAGTTGAAATTGGTAAATTAGCCGATTTTGTTATCGTAGAAGAAAATCCATTGGAAAACTTAAAGGTTCTCTATGGAACTGGTACCATCAAATTAACAGAAGATAACGAAGTGACTAGAGTGGGAGGTGTAAAATACACCATTAAGGATGGAATCATTTATGATGCCCAACAATTACTTAAAGATGTCAAAAAAATGGTAAAACAAAACAAAGACAAAACAGGTTATGAAATTAAACAACCCGGTATGAAATAA
- a CDS encoding CBS domain-containing protein, which yields MGIKSFQGQQVGEVNKQAEKITVRDCMSQNMILFNKAQSIIEVVEILIKFRVSGGPVVDDQKRVIGIISEGDCVKQISESRYYNMPMEDVSVEKYMSKEVNTISPDVSLFDAANLFLKSKRRRFPVVENDRIIGIVSQKDILRAALMLKGFSWKHKK from the coding sequence ATGGGCATTAAAAGTTTTCAAGGTCAACAAGTTGGAGAGGTTAATAAACAAGCAGAAAAAATAACAGTTAGAGACTGTATGTCTCAAAACATGATACTTTTCAATAAAGCTCAAAGTATTATCGAAGTGGTAGAGATACTCATAAAGTTTAGAGTTTCTGGTGGTCCCGTTGTTGATGACCAAAAGCGCGTTATAGGAATTATTTCTGAAGGCGATTGCGTTAAGCAAATTTCTGAAAGTCGATATTACAATATGCCGATGGAAGATGTGAGTGTTGAAAAATACATGTCTAAAGAAGTGAATACCATTTCTCCAGACGTCAGTCTGTTTGATGCTGCAAACCTCTTCTTAAAATCTAAAAGACGCCGTTTCCCTGTGGTAGAAAATGATAGAATTATAGGTATTGTAAGTCAGAAAGACATCTTAAGAGCTGCTTTGATGCTAAAAGGGTTTAGCTGGAAGCATAAAAAGTGA
- the serA gene encoding phosphoglycerate dehydrogenase — translation MSPLKTSFPKDKMKIVLLENISQSAVDSFKKAGYTQIEQHTGALSGEQLDTVLKEAKVVCVRSKTQLTEEVITKAKKLVAIGCFCIGTNQVDLEAANKAGVCVFNAPFSNTRSVAELVIASAIMLIRKIPDKNRAAHAGEWDKDSTNAHEIRGKRLGVVGYGHIGSQVSILAEAMGLRVFYYDVENKLPLGNAEEISDLKSLIEHCDIITLHVPGTKQTQNLFDKQVLNWFQKGQLLVNMSRGDVVDISALKEALEEKRISGAAVDVFPEEPKNKDEKFSSPLQNISNVILTPHIGGSTEEAQWNIGLDVSSKLIKYIENGASLGSKSIPELSLPKIEDTHRILHIHKNVSGVLSEINSKISKLDVNILGQYLSTNLEVGYVVLDISKSDSLDTLKEFKRIDHTIKVRILY, via the coding sequence ATGTCACCACTCAAAACATCGTTTCCAAAGGACAAAATGAAAATAGTTCTTTTGGAAAACATCAGTCAATCTGCTGTAGATAGCTTTAAAAAAGCGGGTTATACACAAATAGAACAGCATACAGGTGCTTTATCTGGGGAACAACTGGATACCGTTTTAAAAGAGGCTAAGGTGGTTTGTGTGAGATCCAAGACTCAATTGACGGAGGAAGTCATTACAAAAGCCAAAAAACTCGTGGCAATAGGTTGTTTTTGTATAGGCACTAACCAAGTAGACCTTGAAGCGGCCAATAAAGCTGGTGTTTGTGTCTTTAATGCTCCGTTTAGCAATACGCGCTCTGTAGCAGAATTGGTAATTGCATCTGCTATTATGCTTATTAGAAAAATTCCAGATAAAAACAGAGCTGCTCATGCTGGAGAATGGGACAAAGATTCTACCAATGCACATGAAATTAGAGGGAAACGCCTAGGGGTCGTAGGCTATGGCCACATTGGGTCTCAAGTTTCTATCTTAGCAGAAGCTATGGGATTACGCGTATTTTATTATGATGTTGAAAACAAGTTGCCACTTGGAAATGCTGAAGAAATAAGCGACTTAAAGTCTCTAATAGAACATTGCGATATCATCACCCTTCATGTTCCTGGAACAAAACAGACTCAAAATTTATTTGATAAACAGGTGCTAAATTGGTTTCAAAAAGGGCAATTATTAGTCAACATGAGTCGAGGCGATGTCGTTGATATTTCAGCTTTAAAAGAGGCTTTAGAGGAAAAACGCATTAGCGGTGCAGCAGTAGATGTGTTCCCAGAAGAACCTAAGAATAAAGATGAAAAGTTTTCCTCTCCCTTACAAAATATCTCTAATGTCATTTTAACGCCACATATTGGTGGATCTACGGAAGAAGCACAATGGAATATCGGCTTAGATGTTTCATCCAAATTGATAAAGTATATAGAGAATGGAGCAAGTCTTGGTAGCAAGTCTATCCCAGAATTATCATTGCCAAAAATAGAAGATACACATAGGATTTTGCATATTCATAAAAATGTCTCTGGTGTTCTTTCGGAAATAAACTCTAAAATTTCAAAACTAGACGTCAACATTTTAGGACAGTATTTAAGCACTAATCTTGAAGTTGGCTATGTGGTTCTTGATATTTCCAAAAGCGACTCTCTGGACACCTTAAAAGAATTTAAAAGAATAGACCACACCATTAAAGTGAGAATCCTTTACTAG